The genome window GGTGCCGTCTCTGGTGCTGTGACCTCGAAGCGGGCAAAGAAGATGTTCAGCTCCTCTGCCTGCACAGGGCCGCCTTTAGCAGCTCCGAGGTTGGTCCTGTAGTTGGTCAGATGCTGGACTTCCCGCCACTGCTCAGGCTGTTACTGCTTATTGTCACTTGTTACTGCTCAGGTGGTCCTCTGTCCTCCTCCTGTAGTCTGCCTTGTCATCTCTGATGCCCCTCTTCAGGTTGGCTCGAGCTGTGCTGTAGAGGTCTTTGTTGCCGGACCTCCAGTGGTTGTTGTAGTTGTATTTTAATTCCAGTATTGCCGTCTGGTGTTATATTTAGTGAAAGGCATGCTGCATGTCTGTTATACTTGAAGTGTATTACTCACACAGGTTACATTACACTAACCAAGAATTACAAATTAgtcatgtgttcttttttgtgatgCAAGAAATACAGTGTGGTTTGCACTAACAAGCCGTTTCCCCAAAACAGATGTTCTCAGATATGATTGGTCGAAGCCAAGGTCAGATGACTGTCACTAGACTGGTCTCTGCCCTGGAGGCGGGGAGGAGGTTACCATGCCCGACTGGCTGCCCAGAAAAGGTAGGGGGAATGCTAAGTTCAGGCTTAACTGCAGATTGTTTTCAATGCACTTGTATGTGTTGTTTGCTAAATTGTAAGCAATGCTATGTAATACTACCCCCGTTAGTCTGCTTAATTTTGGAAGTGGTCTAAGATGGCCTTTTATAGTTTATTGAACACATTTTCTACCCCTCTTATTTCTGTTAGAAGAGTTTTTATATGTGTTAAATATGCCCAGGCCACATGTCTCAGTTGAAACGGTATTTCTGTGACTGGGCTGAGTGGATTGTGACACATGTGCATTTCTGATGCCATCCCTAGATCTATATCCTGATGAAGAGCTGCTGGGAGCGCTCACCAGACCACCGCATTGACTTCCAAGGCCTCATCAGCGAGTTTCAAAAACTTGAGACTAGTGCTCTCAACCCATCAGACCCAGGAGACAACAGCGTCTGACAATGATCACAACTCACCAGCCTGGAGTAATACTCACAGTAGTCACTAGTCATTAGGACAAAACCAGCATATACTGTTCACATTTTTTTAGATAAACATTATTCACAATGGAAAACTAACAATATCTAATTTTTACATTATATGTTTGTACGTTTGTTTGTGATGTTACGcgtatattttacattacatgttCCCCCTAGCCTGGCATAGCCAGACTTGAATTTTGTTCAACCTCAATTGCtgtttatttgttcatttttttaatttattgtgCTGTCATTTTCTTGTACAACAGACACAATAGCAAAATTCAAACATCTTGCTTGCAAAACAGCCTTTTTGTAGTAAACAAAGGGTGCGTTCGTAAACTGCCACTCCGATCGCTCCGAGCACTCTTAACCGTTCGTAAATTCGGAATTATCGTGTCTTTAATCAGAGCCTCACACTCTCGGAGCGTCCAGAGTGTGTCAGATTGAATTTACGAACATACCCAAAATGAACTCAAGCACGCTCGGGTGATGTGAATGACCTGGCACTGTTGCTCTTCTGTTCATCCTTGTATGTAGCCCCACCCAAATGATTTGAttgtccaaccccccccccccccccccccccatatatatatatatatatatagcgagagagagagagagagagagagatatagacatgtgtttgtgttgcgtgtgtgcatgtgtgtgtgtatgtgtgtttcttttatCATGCACTTTATTTCCAGACTAATATTCTTTTATGCTGTCATTTTATATCTATAATGTTGAAACAGTGTCTGTTTCACTATAAtccatgaaataaaaagtagaATTCCTTATGAATTAAAATCTGATTTGTGAATCTTACAAAAATGAGGACTAGCAAGTGTGAGATATATTAACATAATACAACCCGAATtccgaaaaagttgggacattttgtgaaataaaataaaaaatctagGAATGATGTTTCTTATCATGAAATTGCAAAGGATTTGAGGATTTCATCATCTACAGTGCATAATATCATTAGAATTCAGAGAAATATATAAAACAAAGGGACAGGGCTGAAATAAATATTGGATGGctatggtcttttggacctcagatgacACTGGATAACCACACCTTTttgtaaagaaaatcattgtatgggctcaggaaaacttctgataaccattgtctatgagcacagtttAATCTTCCATTCACATGTAAACTCTACCATACAAAGAAGAAATTTTATTTGAGACCTGATACAGAAAATGATAAACGAGCATAAGcttttaaaatggactgaggtaaagtggaaaagggtcctgtggttagaccaactAAAATTTGCAATTCTTTCCAGAAATCAtagactcatctgggctaatgAAGAGAGGGACTATTCAACTATCCAACTTATCCAGCTTCttatagtgctcagttcgaaacccagcATCCATGactgtgtggaggtgcatttGTGTCTATGGCATGGGTATTCTGAAGGATGTGCACAGGTTTTGAGCATCACATACTGTCATCAAGACCATGTCTTTTCAGGAAaaaccttgaatatttcaggaaaacaatggcgaaattaattctgcacatatttaaacataaGTATTTCTTCATAAAGGAAGAGTCCAGGAGCTAAAAtagcctgtctgcagtccagacctatCAAATGttgtgcatcatggaatgacaCACATGATTAAGAAGACCCCAGACTGCTGTGCAGCTGAAATCCTACATTACATACAtgtttcattctcaaaactctagcaactggtctccccAGTTCCTTAACATTTAGAGAATGTTGTTGAATAAAGAGATGAAGcaacacagtggtaaacatgcccgTCACAACTTTTTTTAgacgtgttgctggcatcaaatttcTCTTTGAACTATTCTCAGTCAAATATAGGGGTTGACATGATTTGTAATTCCTAACATTCTTTTACAAAGCGTCCCAACTTTTTGGGAAGTCGCGTTGCACTTTTATGCTTTGAAGTTAAGTAGTAAGATAATAAATTGGAGAAAAATAAATTATACTGTAACTGTGTCATTTGATCAAAATGAAATACTTGATGAAATACTTGAATTACTCAACAAATGTTTTTAGTAGCCTTTAGCAAAGGTATGGAGAGACTTGCCTAATCCAGGTGACCTGTTACCACACACCTCCCATATGAAATGCATAGAGGCAAAGCCTGGTCTGTGGACATAACACTACTCTGCCTATGCCATTGGAGGTGTCAACATCACTGTAGGTCAGGGATCTTCATTCAGCTGCTCCAGAGACAGGGTGTGTGTCCACGCCACCAGCCTGTCCACTTCAGTCTCCCAGTACTCGTGCTGGCCTGGACCCTGCACTGTGGCTGGGGGTGCTGCTGGGCAATCCTGCTGGGGCTCTTCAGGTGTGGATGGACAGGTGCATGGGATAGACCATGGAGGAGGGAGTAGAGTAGGAGTCAAACAAATGTACAACATGGCCGTATATTTCTGGGTTGATCTCACTGTTGCATATAGCCCAACAGAAAATGATATGTAACATTTTGATTGATTGAACGTGTTCACAACAGAACAGACTGAACACAGCAATAAAATAGAAAAATGCGGAACATATGGAAAAGTAGAGTCAGAATCTAGTCATTGTGTACTTTCATGAGCTGTCACTTCTTGTAAATTGTCTGGTTTCTAACACAAGAACAGTACCCATCAAGCTGTGAAGCTGGTACAACTTCCTCATTTGCTGAATCTGTTTGAGTTtatcctctttctgtctcatttTCCTCTGATGCTTTTGTGGTGGGCCATACATTACGTTTTTGATTCTgtacaaaaagacaaaacattGATCTCAGACTGTGGTGGGCATGATTTTggctgtttctcaaagtcaaggtgGGATTCTTCAAGGCTGCaatttaaaggatgttacatcAAGTCCTGTCGAAGTACTGTTCAAATGTCAAGCATCCAAAAGACCAAATTCTACTTGGCGTAAATTCTGAGGATGCTTGTGTTTATCCTCTACGTGCTAGGAACACCCACAATCATGTGCGCAAATTTATGGAGGATAAAATCTGTACTAAACAAGGCAGTTCACTAtgtatttaaatataaacaagTATGGGCTCAGGTCATTTTGACAACTGTGAACTCTTACACCGTAATCGTGTAAAGAAGGCATTTAGGGTATTTATACCTTTTCCAAAGAGGGTGATTGCGAGCTAAATAGTACAGTTTTCTCTTTACAATTTTGCTTAATGGTTGCTGCTCTGTGGTTTATTTTGGCAAATTAATTAAACATGTATAACTTAAATAATTTACGCGGGAGAATGACAGTGATCATTCAttgtttttcaaaaagaagAATGGGCAGGAAGCATGGTTTTCAATAACGCACACCTTCAGCTTCCTGCACACTTGCCAGTCTGTTCCATTGTGTATTTTGCTAATAAGAAGCTTGCCTTGTCTTTGAAGGATTTGACTCTGCAGGGCTCAGTTCTATCAAGCACGAATCTTTATGGATCCGCAATTTTGAGAAACAGCCTCTGCCAAATATGTAAATCAATGAATGTGCATATTTCAATTGATGTGTGTTTAGTATTTATGCGTATTTCACATTTTTCTCATTTGTGCATATGAGCTCATAAATATTTAACGCAAAGGAAATGCATTAAAAACACAACAATACATTTAACAATACAAGAATTTCATCATCACTATACATCTCAAAGCATTTAAAATTTTCAATTGTAGTGGTACATGGAAGATAAACTTACGTTTCAAGACAGGCTTCGGTATAGGGAATCAGTTTTTGGGTTGGTGATCCACAGTGGGACGGAAACACCTGTGCAAAGCTGACCAGTTTATCCAGTGCTATAATATTGAAATCAGAATTAGTTGATAATAAAGAAAATGTATTCATCATAAACCTGACTAAAGGGATTTACTTTTAGGATTTGCATACATGATTTCAGTTTGTCATCGTTTGACATAACCATATGGAATTTTACGTGCTTAGACAACCCAACATTGTCCCAGGACATCCATTGGTCGCACAGATATCCTAAATATTCATTCTTAACTGACAATAACTGCACAATAAATCACCTCTAACAACGTTATACAATAACTTCAGAACtgagacaaacaaacatttttggAGTATTCCAATACTGGACAGGAGAGCAGAAGAAACTATGTATATGACTAGATAATATCTCAGTTGTTGAGACTATTTTTGGCTGTTTTGCTTTCATTGTCCGTCTCACATAAAAATGGCTCCCATACATTCATTTGGGTCATTACGAGGTCCTTCTTTGCTGGTGGCTATTTTTGTCCATGCCTGCAGATACTCCTCAAAAGAGATCTTCAAGACAAACCTGATCACCACAGTTGTGAAGATAATAACATGACAAAATCAGAGAGAATTCTGAATACCCCTACCCTTGCATTGCCTTACCCACAAATGCCTCTCACCTGTCACTTCTCAAAGGATGGTTGGGGCTAGCATCAGTTGCTGGATATTTGAGGAAAGGCACAATGTTACTTTAAATTTTATCTACGTTCTAAAATCACCATCAGATCATCAGATTTCATCATTGTATCTTACCACCTTCTCTTTCTAATGCTTGACTGGCTTTCACACATTGCTCAACCACCTCCCTGTAGATGTGCGGCCTTTTCAAAAACATTTCCGCAGCTTCCAAATTTATGGGGTCCTCCAGAACAG of Alosa sapidissima isolate fAloSap1 chromosome 1, fAloSap1.pri, whole genome shotgun sequence contains these proteins:
- the LOC121678792 gene encoding ubiquitin-conjugating enzyme E2 U-like isoform X1; the protein is MLPAPPQGTRLVDGKESSEVKPIKCRTPECASLKNHLGIEATPVRSDLLEWVAKIKGLEDTLWEGGALSVSLYFYDQPRRFPPRAVFNTVPVHPNVDKDTGEVCISFLHTGNTWDPNSAFSILRFIQHILSYPVLEDPINLEAAEMFLKRPHIYREVVEQCVKASQALEREGATDASPNHPLRSDRFVLKISFEEYLQAWTKIATSKEGPRNDPNESLDKLVSFAQVFPSHCGSPTQKLIPYTEACLETIKNVMYGPPQKHQRKMRQKEDKLKQIQQMRKLYQLHSLMEPQQDCPAAPPATVQGPGQHEYWETEVDRLVAWTHTLSLEQLNEDP
- the LOC121678792 gene encoding ubiquitin-conjugating enzyme E2 U-like isoform X2, whose translation is MLPAPPQGTRLVDGKESSEVKPIKCRTPECASLKNHLGIEATPVRSDLLEWVAKIKGLEDTLWEGGALSVSLYFYDQPRRFPPRAVFNTVPVHPNVDKDTGEVCISFLHTGNTWDPNSAFSILRFIQHILSYPVLEDPINLEAAEMFLKRPHIYREVVEQCVKASQALEREATDASPNHPLRSDRFVLKISFEEYLQAWTKIATSKEGPRNDPNESLDKLVSFAQVFPSHCGSPTQKLIPYTEACLETIKNVMYGPPQKHQRKMRQKEDKLKQIQQMRKLYQLHSLMEPQQDCPAAPPATVQGPGQHEYWETEVDRLVAWTHTLSLEQLNEDP
- the LOC121678792 gene encoding uncharacterized protein LOC121678792 isoform X3, which encodes MGGKNQRTRRHLVGRQWGALSVSLYFYDQPRRFPPRAVFNTVPVHPNVDKDTGEVCISFLHTGNTWDPNSAFSILRFIQHILSYPVLEDPINLEAAEMFLKRPHIYREVVEQCVKASQALEREGATDASPNHPLRSDRFVLKISFEEYLQAWTKIATSKEGPRNDPNESLDKLVSFAQVFPSHCGSPTQKLIPYTEACLETIKNVMYGPPQKHQRKMRQKEDKLKQIQQMRKLYQLHSLMEPQQDCPAAPPATVQGPGQHEYWETEVDRLVAWTHTLSLEQLNEDP
- the LOC121678792 gene encoding ubiquitin-conjugating enzyme E2 U-like isoform X4, producing MLPAPPQGTRLVDGKESSEVKPIKCRTPECASLKNHLGIEATPVRSDLLEWVAKIKGLEDTLWEGGALSVSLYFYDQPRRFPPRAVFNTVPVHPNVDKDTGEVCISFLHTGNTWDPNSAFSILRFIQHILSYPVLEDPINLEAAEMFLKRPHIYREVVEQCVKASQALEREGATDASPNHPLRSDRFVLKISFEEYLQAWTKIATSKEGPRNDPNESLDKLVSFAQVFPSHCGSPTQKLIPYTEACLETAPAGLPSSTPSHSAGSRPARVLGD